In Lineus longissimus chromosome 7, tnLinLong1.2, whole genome shotgun sequence, a genomic segment contains:
- the LOC135490682 gene encoding ninjurin-1-like isoform X3 translates to MSSEEPGMTELTNTPTMIPMVEINGTPSRDRRSIGKPDDDATLTLNTGTIERRSTSSLGEDENLPRRPRKPFDFNQYATRKTIATGLLDLALLSANACQMKICLQLGPRQTFFHLLMVLISTSVVLQIAAAILFMLVARGNVRDSETEDERNNQKRTALLNDIATGLVFLITVVNVFITSFGMTDKVEEENSPASNSNKVTPINPPTVAS, encoded by the exons ATGTCATCTGAGGAACCAGG GATGACCGAACTCACCAACACTCCCACCATGATCCCAATGGTGGAGATTAATGGAACCCCCTCGAGGGACCGGCGCAGCATCGGCAAGCCGGATGATGACGCAACTCTCACTCTGAACACAGGCACGATAGAGAGGAGGTCTACTTCCAGTCTTGGGGAGGATGAAAATTTA CCTCGTCGTCCAAGAAAGCCATTCGATTTTAATCAATACGCGACGAGGAAGACCATTGCCACTGGCCTATTGGACCTCGCCCTTCTCTCAGCAAACGCCTGCCAGATGAAAATATGTCTACAACTGGGGCCAAGGCAAACATTCTTCCATTTGCTAATGGTGCTAATTTCAACGTCCGTCGTATTGCAGATAGCCGCCGCCATATTGTTTATGCTGGTTGCCAGGGGTAATGTCAGAGACTCTGAAACAGAGGACGAGAGAAACAATCAGAAAAGGACAGCTTTGTTAAACGATATCGCTACTGGTTTAGTCTTCCTGATCACTGTTGTCAATGTTTTTATTACTTCTTTCGGGATGACGGACAAAGTCGAGGAGGAAAATAGTCCTGCAAGCAATTCTAACAAAGTTACGCCCATTAATCCGCCAACTGTGGCCTCGTAG
- the LOC135490683 gene encoding caveolin-3-like translates to MEGDNREAAKYSINSDDEVPLSTTMSMPPPNQEPAPEVRRTTYTRDPKKVDTVDRDPTKMNDHVRIMFEDVIAEPEGSHSFRSVWLVSFTIFTESKVWCYRILSAVCAVPCALYWGCVFACFTFTQVWYLVPCLKNITMVLDCFGRFWRLLISTCLNPCFDSFSRIFGGFKVELKHPSNTV, encoded by the exons ATGGAGGGAGATAATCGCGAGGCGGCAAAGTATAGCATTAACTCGGACGACGAGGTGCCATTGTCCACCACCATGTCGATGCCCCCTCCCAACCAGGAGCCCGCCCCAGAGGTCAGGAGGACCACCTACACCAGGGACCCAAAGAAGGTCGACACAGTCGACAGGGATCCCACGAAAATGAACGATCATGTCAGG ATCATGTTCGAAGACGTGATAGCAGAGCCAGAAGGATCCCACAGCTTCCGGTCCGTCTGGTTGGTGAGTTTCACCATCTTCACCGAGTCTAAGGTGTGGTGCTACCGGATTCTCtccgctgtatgcgccgtaccCTGCGCCCTTTACTGGGGGTGCGTCTTCGCCTGTTTCACCTTCACACAGGTCTGGTACCTCGTCCCCTGCCTCAAGAACATCACCATGGTGCTGGACTGCTTTGGACGGTTCTGGCGGCTGCTGATATCAACATGTTTGAATCCGTGTTTTGACAGTTTTTCGAGGATTTTCGGTGGATTTAAAGTTGAACTCAAACATCCGTCGAATACAGTGTAA
- the LOC135490682 gene encoding ninjurin-1-like isoform X1, protein MAEIGWGPKMMIIGYPTPARGNLPESPLFQIRANSNSSPMLTRMTELTNTPTMIPMVEINGTPSRDRRSIGKPDDDATLTLNTGTIERRSTSSLGEDENLPRRPRKPFDFNQYATRKTIATGLLDLALLSANACQMKICLQLGPRQTFFHLLMVLISTSVVLQIAAAILFMLVARGNVRDSETEDERNNQKRTALLNDIATGLVFLITVVNVFITSFGMTDKVEEENSPASNSNKVTPINPPTVAS, encoded by the exons ATGGCGGAGATCGGCTGGGGTCCGAAGATGATGATCATAGGCTACCCCACCCCTGCCCGGGGCAACCTACCCGAGAGTCCATTGTTCCAGATCAGGGCAAACTCGAATTCAAGCCCAATGTTAACAAG GATGACCGAACTCACCAACACTCCCACCATGATCCCAATGGTGGAGATTAATGGAACCCCCTCGAGGGACCGGCGCAGCATCGGCAAGCCGGATGATGACGCAACTCTCACTCTGAACACAGGCACGATAGAGAGGAGGTCTACTTCCAGTCTTGGGGAGGATGAAAATTTA CCTCGTCGTCCAAGAAAGCCATTCGATTTTAATCAATACGCGACGAGGAAGACCATTGCCACTGGCCTATTGGACCTCGCCCTTCTCTCAGCAAACGCCTGCCAGATGAAAATATGTCTACAACTGGGGCCAAGGCAAACATTCTTCCATTTGCTAATGGTGCTAATTTCAACGTCCGTCGTATTGCAGATAGCCGCCGCCATATTGTTTATGCTGGTTGCCAGGGGTAATGTCAGAGACTCTGAAACAGAGGACGAGAGAAACAATCAGAAAAGGACAGCTTTGTTAAACGATATCGCTACTGGTTTAGTCTTCCTGATCACTGTTGTCAATGTTTTTATTACTTCTTTCGGGATGACGGACAAAGTCGAGGAGGAAAATAGTCCTGCAAGCAATTCTAACAAAGTTACGCCCATTAATCCGCCAACTGTGGCCTCGTAG
- the LOC135491166 gene encoding COMM domain-containing protein 7-like produces MASTFHFSQETPPDSMFSDIQTINKFQDEQFRQLSGVVFSFLIEPSKSSRLLSQLEEFASEHGVPAGPLKNVIKSLLTIPNSALKKNLSPTHLKEDLVNLGLSEEKASHFSEQYKTNLVALSRSALGQTLMVNQLVDMEWKFGVTAASSELDKVGNTFLQLKLVINKGSNKTENVYMELSLPQFYSFLHEMEKAKASLDFFS; encoded by the exons ATGGCGTCAACTTTTCATTTCAGTCAGGAAACACCTCCTGATTCCATGTTTTCTGATATTCAGACCATCAACAAATTTCAAGATGAG CAATTCCGTCAACTGTCCGGTGTTGTCTTCTCATTTCTCATAGAACCCAGTAAG TCATCCCGCCTTCTTAGTCAACTGGAGGAGTTTGCCTCTGAGCATGGTGTTCCAGCAGGTCCTCTCAAGAATGTCATCAAAAGTTTACTTACTATTCCGAACA GTGCGTTGAAGAAAAATCTCAGCCCAACACATCTGAAGGAAGACTTGGTCAATCTAG GTTTGTCTGAGGAGAAAGCTTCACACTTTTCAGAACAG TATAAAACCAACCTGGTCGCCTTGTCAAGAAGTGCCCTTGGACAAACGTTGATGGTCAACCAACTCGTTGATATGGAATGGAAATTTGGAG TGACAGCAGCCAGTAGTGAACTTGACAAAGTTGGCAACACATTCCTACAG ttaaaaCTAGTGATCAATAAAGGAAGTAACAAAACAGAAAATGTCTACATGG AACTCTCCCTGCCTCAGTTCTACTCTTTCCTTCACGAGATGGAGAAGGCCAAGGCCAGCTTGGATTTCTTCAGCTGA
- the LOC135490850 gene encoding formylglycine-generating enzyme-like, whose product MAAPMKNKMLISSKFLVLLLIIGLLSITACGEDDQSSCSKPDGATGDEKSCGCGALNRKNVEKSGENLNQDGDDSSAAAVEDEDVEQGEADHDKVKYSGAKNSPVFRRTNQMVLINGGEFLMGTDKPLFPQDGEGPARRTKIGSFYVDIHEVSNAEFQLFTKDTGYVTEAEKFGDSFVLEAFISPEVLKGISQAVAAAPWWLPVKQADWKHPEGPDTDIKNRMDHPVIHVSWNDAVAYCDWAGKRLPTEAEFEYVCKGGLTERLYPWGNKEMPKNQHWMNIWHGDFPGNNTKDDGYATTAPVTSYPPQNKFGVKNIIGNAWEWTSDWWEVHHSTELQKNPHGPKSGKDKVKKGGSYMCTKKYCYRYRCSARSQNTPDSSASNLGFRCASNTLPDHLSDSNEV is encoded by the exons ATGGCTGCGcccatgaaaaataaaatgttgatttcttcaaaatttcttgTTTTATTGCTCATTATTGGTCTCCTCAGTATTACTGCATGCGGTGAAGATGATCAGAGTTCATGTAGCAAACCAGATGGTGCAACTGGTGATGAAAAATCGTGCGGTTGTGGTGCTTTGAATCGGAAAAACGTTGAAAAATCGGGGGAGAATCTGAACCAAGATGGCGACGATTCGTCTGCTGCAGCagttgaagatgaagatgttgaGCAGGGAGAAGCAGACCATGACAAAGTGAAATACAGTGGAGCTAAAAATAGTCCAGTGTTCCGTAGAACGAATCAAATGGTGTTAATCAACGGTGGGGAGTTTTTAATGGGAACAGACAAGCCTCTGTTTCCACAGGATGGTGAGGGGCCAGCAAGAAGAACAAAAATAGGCTCTTTCTATGTGGACATTCATGAAGTCAGCAATGCAGAATTTCAGCTATTCACTAAGGACACTGGTTATGTTACTGAG GCAGAAAAGTTTGGCGACTCTTTTGTTCTTGAAGCTTTTATCAGTCCAGAAGTACTGAAGGGAATATCACAAGCA GTTGCCGCTGCACCTTGGTGGTTACCGGTCAAACAAGCAGACTGGAAACATCCCGAAGGACCAGACACGGACATCAAAAATAG aatggATCACCCTGTGATACATGTTTCATGGAATGATGCTGTGGCATATTGTGATTGGGCAGGCAAGCGACTACCAACTGAAGCTGAATTTGAATATGTCTGCAAAGGAGGCTTGACTGAAAG GTTGTACCCGTGGGGTAACAAGGAGATGCCTAAGAACCAACATTGGATGAACATCTGGCATGGAGACTTCCCAGGAAACAATACAAAAGATGATGGATATGCTACAACAGCTCCT GTGACTTCCTACCCTCCCCAAAACAAGTTTGGCGTGAAAAACATCATTGGAAATGCTTGGGAGTGGACATCCGATTGGTGGGAAGTACATCACAGTACGGAGCTTCAGAAAAATCCT CATGGCCCAAAAAGTGGAAAAGATAAAGTCAAAAAAGGAGGATCTTATATGTGTACAAAAAAGTACTGTTACCGTTATCGCTGCTCAGCCAGGAGCCAAAATACGCCAGACAGTTCAGCTTCTAACCTTGGATTTAGATGTGCTAGTAATACTCTACCGGATCACCTATCTGATTCCAATGAAGTATGA
- the LOC135490681 gene encoding succinate--CoA ligase [GDP-forming] subunit beta, mitochondrial-like isoform X2 produces the protein MAALQSVVRKAAFHLMKKQVAACCVPVRWLNLQEYQSKRLMADAGINVQKFKLAEDLHEAEVIAAAKDFKVDEYVIKAQILAGGRGKGTFDNGFKGGVHLTKNPADVPSLVEKMIGHKLVTKQTGKQGVMVKSVMVAEALNIERETYLAILMDREAVGPVLVGSPQGGMDIEEVARSSPDAIFKEYVDIVEGIRDDQANRMATNLGFLGDKHKQASDQIKKLYELFIKVDATQVEINPFGETDDGRVVCFDAKFNFDDNAAFRQESIFELDDMMENDHREREAAKWDLNYIGMDGNIGCLVNGAGLAMATMDIVKLHGGEPANFLDVGGNVNEEQVLHAFRILSRDSKVKAILVNIFGGIVNCETIAKGIRNACRNIELKIPLVVRLEGTNVDSAKRILRTSGLPITPADDFADAAEKAVQSLKQ, from the exons atggcggccctCCAATCAGTTGTTCGCAAAGCGGCATTTCATTTGATGAAAAAGCAG GTTGCAGCCTGCTGTGTTCCGGTGCGGTGGTTAAACCTGCAAGAATACCAGAGCAAGCGACTTATGGCAGATGCTGGAATTAACGTCCAGAAGTTCAAGTTGGCTGAGGACTTGCATGAAGCAGAGGTCATTGCTGCTGCTAAAGACTTTA AGGTGGATGAGTATGTAATCAAGGCTCAAATCCTGGCCGGAGGACGGGGAAAGGGAACGTTCGACAATGGATTCAAAGGAGGCGTTCATCTAACCAAAAA TCCAGCAGATGTCCCCAGTCTGGTTGAAAAGATGATTGGACACAAGTTGGTCACAAAACAGACGGGGAAGCAAGGTGTCATGGTCAAGAGCGTAATGGTAGCAGAGGCATTGAACATTGAGCGCGAGACATACCTTGCGATCCTCATGGACCGGGAGGCTGTCGGCCCAGTTCTGGTTGGAAGCCCCCAGGGAGGTATGGATATAGAGGAGGTTGCTCGCTCATCGCCAGATGCCATCTTCAAG GAGTACGTCGATATTGTGGAGGGAATTCGTGACGATCAGGCCAACAGAATGGCAACAAATCTTGGCTTCCTGGGTGATAAACATAAACAG GCATCAGATCAGATTAAGAAATTATACGAATTATTCATCAAAGTGGATGCAACACAAGTGGAGATCAATCCTTTTGGGGAGACAGATGATGGCCGAG TTGTATGTTTCGATGCCAAATTCAATTTTGACGACAATGCCGCGTTCCGACAAGAATCTATCTTTGAACTCGACGACATGATGGAGAATGACCACAGGGAAAGGGAGGCTGCCAAATGGGACCTTAACTACATTGGCATGGATGGAAACATCGGATGCCTAG TCAATGGAGCAGGTTTGGCAATGGCTACCATGGACATTGTCAAACTGCATGGTGGAGAACCTGCTAATTTTCTTGACGTCGGTGGTAATGTGAATGAGGAGCAGGTGTTACACGCATTTAGGATTTTAAGTCGAGATTCAAAA GTTAAGGCAATCCTGGTAAACATATTTGGCGGCATTGTCAACTGCGAAACGATAGCAAAAGGCATCCGGAATGCCTGTCGGAATATAGAACTGAAAATCCCCCTGGTGGTCAGATTAGAAG GGACCAATGTTGATTCTGCCAAACGCATTTTACGCACAAGTGGCCTTCCCATCACACCTGCTGATGACTTTGCAGATGCGGCCGAGAAAGCAGTCCAGAGTTTGAAACAGTAA
- the LOC135491459 gene encoding histone-lysine N-methyltransferase SETMAR-like, protein MCDDMEHTDLSKGIEQCAIKSEIGQELALAAFTYVKCNILGPGTSTEHFEEEFEGCDCSNRCHEDCPCLGRFGPTYAHDGRILEIAVSSTTAKPIYECSKNCRCPQECPNRVVQFGVQTKFIVFRTSWKGLGLKTAEDIPKFRFVCEYAGEILTMLEAKRRTEISHETNAMNYILVLREILPNLGTVETCVDPSAMGNVGRFINHSCAPNLIMFPVRVDNNVPKLCLFAARDINSGEELTFDYSGEFRLNNGATSIEASLASADDMTDVPDCDITSKRKPCYCGASSCRGFLPYDPSLY, encoded by the exons ATGTGTGATGATATGGAGCACACAGATCTAAGCAAGGGTATCGAGCAATGTGCCATCAAGAGTGAAATTGGACAAGAATTAGCCTTAGCCGCGTTTACG TATGTCAAATGCAATATTCTTGGGCCTGGGACATCAACGGAGCACTTTGAAGAAGAATTCGAAGGATGCGACTGCAGCAACCGATGCCACGAAGACTGTCCTTGTCTTGGTCGCTTTGGCCCGACATACGCACACGACGGACGAATCCTAGAAATCGCCGTGTCATCCACGACGGCAAAGCCTATTTACGAATGTAGCAAGAACTGTCGCTGTCCTCAAGAATGTCCGAACAGGGTTGTCCAATTTGGAGTACAGACGAAGTTCATAGTTTTTCGCACAAGCTGGAAAGGCTTAGGTTTGAAAACTGCGGAAGATATACCAAAGTTTAGATTCGTGTGCGAGTACGCTGGGGAGATTTTGACGATGTTGGAGGCGAAGAGAAGGACTGAAATTTCCCATGAGACGAATGCTATGAACTATATTCTTGTCTTGAGAGAAATCTTGCCAAATCTCGGGACAGTTGAGACCTGCGTTGATCCGAGTGCAATGGGCAATGTGGGACGATTTATCAACCATTCTTGTGCGCCGAATCTAATCATGTTCCCGGTTAGAGTTGATAACAACGTGCCCAAGTTGTGTTTGTTTGCGGCAAGAGACATCAACTCAGGAGAGGAATTAACATTTGACTATTCCGGTGAATTTAGGTTAAATAACGGAGCGACGTCGATTGAGGCGTCGTTAGCCTCCGCCGACGATATGACTGATGTCCCAGATTGTGATATCACATCAAAACGAAAGCCGTGTTATTGCGGTGCGTCTTCCTGTCGTGGGTTTCTTCCGTATGACCCATCGTTGTATTGA
- the LOC135491243 gene encoding ninjurin-2-like, which produces MADTIDMETEFGGRREVRRRRSRDDGMEDKILEKEKKFNHNDFATRKTVAKGLMDVALLSANASQLKVCLSLGADKQEFYYLLMTLIITSIILQASAAILLICLGKTNINGEEGSDAISVKQHKAKRMNDATTGVVFVITFLNVLISSFGMSEAIDTDKTHTVEGAAGEAIGPR; this is translated from the exons ATGGCTGACACGATAGACATGGAGACAGAATTTGGTGGAAGGCGGGAAGTCCGGCGGCGACGATCCAGAGATGATGGCATGGAGGACAAGATTCTAGAGAAG GAAAAGAAGTTCAACCACAACGATTTCGCCACGCGAAAGACTGTGGCCAAAGGTCTGATGGACGTAGCGCTGTTGTCtgccaatgccagccaactGAAGGTTTGTCTGTCGCTCGGAGCGGACAAACAGGAGTTCTACTACCTTCTCATGACATTAATCATAACGTCGATCATTCTTCAAGCCTCAGCCGCCATCTTGCTCATCTGCCTCGGGAAGACAAACATTAACGGGGAGGAAGGAAGTGACGCCATATCGGTGAAACAGCACAAGGCCAAGAGGATGAATGATGCGACGACAGGCGTGGTGTTCGTCATCACTTTTTTGAATGTTCTCATCTCGTCGTTTGGCATGTCCGAGGCAATAGACACTGATAAAACACATACTGTAGAAGGTGCAGCGGGTGAGGCAATAGGGCCGCGTTAA
- the LOC135490681 gene encoding succinate--CoA ligase [GDP-forming] subunit beta, mitochondrial-like isoform X1, whose translation MAALQSVVRKAAFHLMKKQVAACCVPVRWLNLQEYQSKRLMADAGINVQKFKLAEDLHEAEVIAAAKDFKVDEYVIKAQILAGGRGKGTFDNGFKGGVHLTKNPADVPSLVEKMIGHKLVTKQTGKQGVMVKSVMVAEALNIERETYLAILMDREAVGPVLVGSPQGGMDIEEVARSSPDAIFKEYVDIVEGIRDDQANRMATNLGFLGDKHKQASDQIKKLYELFIKVDATQVEINPFGETDDGRVVCFDAKFNFDDNAAFRQESIFELDDMMENDHREREAAKWDLNYIGMDGNIGCLVNGAGLAMATMDIVKLHGGEPANFLDCGGGVTEQQVLRAFGILTSDPNVKAILVNIFGGIVNCETIAKGIRNACRNIELKIPLVVRLEGTNVDSAKRILRTSGLPITPADDFADAAEKAVQSLKQ comes from the exons atggcggccctCCAATCAGTTGTTCGCAAAGCGGCATTTCATTTGATGAAAAAGCAG GTTGCAGCCTGCTGTGTTCCGGTGCGGTGGTTAAACCTGCAAGAATACCAGAGCAAGCGACTTATGGCAGATGCTGGAATTAACGTCCAGAAGTTCAAGTTGGCTGAGGACTTGCATGAAGCAGAGGTCATTGCTGCTGCTAAAGACTTTA AGGTGGATGAGTATGTAATCAAGGCTCAAATCCTGGCCGGAGGACGGGGAAAGGGAACGTTCGACAATGGATTCAAAGGAGGCGTTCATCTAACCAAAAA TCCAGCAGATGTCCCCAGTCTGGTTGAAAAGATGATTGGACACAAGTTGGTCACAAAACAGACGGGGAAGCAAGGTGTCATGGTCAAGAGCGTAATGGTAGCAGAGGCATTGAACATTGAGCGCGAGACATACCTTGCGATCCTCATGGACCGGGAGGCTGTCGGCCCAGTTCTGGTTGGAAGCCCCCAGGGAGGTATGGATATAGAGGAGGTTGCTCGCTCATCGCCAGATGCCATCTTCAAG GAGTACGTCGATATTGTGGAGGGAATTCGTGACGATCAGGCCAACAGAATGGCAACAAATCTTGGCTTCCTGGGTGATAAACATAAACAG GCATCAGATCAGATTAAGAAATTATACGAATTATTCATCAAAGTGGATGCAACACAAGTGGAGATCAATCCTTTTGGGGAGACAGATGATGGCCGAG TTGTATGTTTCGATGCCAAATTCAATTTTGACGACAATGCCGCGTTCCGACAAGAATCTATCTTTGAACTCGACGACATGATGGAGAATGACCACAGGGAAAGGGAGGCTGCCAAATGGGACCTTAACTACATTGGCATGGATGGAAACATCGGATGCCTAG tcAATGGTGCTGGTCTCGCCATGGCAACTATGGACATTGTTAAACTCCATGGTGGTGAGCCAGCCAATTTCCTGGATTGTGGAGGCGGCGTTACTGAGCAACAAGTTTTACGTGCATTTGGGATACTAACTTCCGACCCTAAT GTTAAGGCAATCCTGGTAAACATATTTGGCGGCATTGTCAACTGCGAAACGATAGCAAAAGGCATCCGGAATGCCTGTCGGAATATAGAACTGAAAATCCCCCTGGTGGTCAGATTAGAAG GGACCAATGTTGATTCTGCCAAACGCATTTTACGCACAAGTGGCCTTCCCATCACACCTGCTGATGACTTTGCAGATGCGGCCGAGAAAGCAGTCCAGAGTTTGAAACAGTAA
- the LOC135490682 gene encoding ninjurin-1-like isoform X2, producing MMCQNKSSCQRMTELTNTPTMIPMVEINGTPSRDRRSIGKPDDDATLTLNTGTIERRSTSSLGEDENLPRRPRKPFDFNQYATRKTIATGLLDLALLSANACQMKICLQLGPRQTFFHLLMVLISTSVVLQIAAAILFMLVARGNVRDSETEDERNNQKRTALLNDIATGLVFLITVVNVFITSFGMTDKVEEENSPASNSNKVTPINPPTVAS from the exons ATGATGTGCCAGAACAAGTCGTCTTGTCAACG GATGACCGAACTCACCAACACTCCCACCATGATCCCAATGGTGGAGATTAATGGAACCCCCTCGAGGGACCGGCGCAGCATCGGCAAGCCGGATGATGACGCAACTCTCACTCTGAACACAGGCACGATAGAGAGGAGGTCTACTTCCAGTCTTGGGGAGGATGAAAATTTA CCTCGTCGTCCAAGAAAGCCATTCGATTTTAATCAATACGCGACGAGGAAGACCATTGCCACTGGCCTATTGGACCTCGCCCTTCTCTCAGCAAACGCCTGCCAGATGAAAATATGTCTACAACTGGGGCCAAGGCAAACATTCTTCCATTTGCTAATGGTGCTAATTTCAACGTCCGTCGTATTGCAGATAGCCGCCGCCATATTGTTTATGCTGGTTGCCAGGGGTAATGTCAGAGACTCTGAAACAGAGGACGAGAGAAACAATCAGAAAAGGACAGCTTTGTTAAACGATATCGCTACTGGTTTAGTCTTCCTGATCACTGTTGTCAATGTTTTTATTACTTCTTTCGGGATGACGGACAAAGTCGAGGAGGAAAATAGTCCTGCAAGCAATTCTAACAAAGTTACGCCCATTAATCCGCCAACTGTGGCCTCGTAG